The Schizosaccharomyces pombe strain 972h- genome assembly, chromosome: I genome contains a region encoding:
- the bun107 gene encoding WD repeat-containing protein, with protein MSVRKRYKVTYVLDSCNDQLGHRLDANCLVLGRYFSEQGSAPVTRALYSGGRDGQLFGWDIGYDYGKASQPLAKIQAHSAWVNDIALTHDSEGVISCSSDSTVKLWKPHVLNASCLSTIGEHTDYVKRVSIPKYSKSPLVASGGLDKRIIVWDYNVGQEVMRFEQLPDCSLVVGPRSGVYSLAANNNIIANGGLQKDIQLWDCVSKKRITDLVGHTDNVRDILISDDGRTILTASSDATIKLWSLRAQKCLFSFIAHSDSVWALYSEHPDLKVFYAGDRSGLITRTDIRNQPNNQSCTAICKQDAPVSDIVARQSFIWSTSRDGSILRWKDEPLFNQDVGAALSKHTSSHLSVSSDCPSRHSSDIRNHSCPTLYHDDAEDIYYDLHHTESYSNINLTKTPDYVIHGGIGLLKYRMLGDRRHVLTEDAVGNKCLWDILACKQAGEFDKSEDFEKIVQSLDTVQAIPRWASVNCLLGILAVTLDENHYMDAEIYADECPLLKVDSPSDKRINLGVWILKNLFREFIDAELHRDLKFRQNLDVVRSEAKKQIEAQREEARKGNVNMPSALSPLRIRSRPSPLSLPPEPLLSPTIDYSATPFPLEPPPESPGPSLQIPSNNPVYTNLTDTDSMMGAPDYFSIPARQNRNRKPHTEVVGSPTVVRTKEIIPPKVTREGSFMGRLKKLGRSKSSKSLQTDFMKASVERAASSRVFSTGTSVTSPQALSKTNNTVNNAANTENNTLAKDKQQTSEASSPGTPRELKTTGELIEDLHEQYVHFKDKDTVLSLMKPPNDDTFPMLNLSSQITVIISEESPEAGNSRDIYRSTLENMADDIDLLENIMPFWLGRLLLLNEFPSKTAPTVNFTLQPFPGSGLPLIVNENTRLSASAMLRAQKIMDYSYSKLSQQRKDVSSLQFRCKDVVVTPKMTLATVKARIWRSGDDVVFHYDVAPRSVSEIVDKTQSLNI; from the exons ATGAGTGTTCGGAAACGGTACAAGGTTACTTATGTTCTTGATTCCTGTAACGATCAACTAGGGCACCGTTTGGATGCTAATTGTCTAGTGCTAGGTCGGTACTTTTCAGAACAAGGGTCAGCACCAGTTACTAGAGCACTTTACAGTGGTGGCCGAGATGGACAGCTTTTCGGTTGGGACATCGGGTATGATTATGGTAAAGCTTCCCAGCCCTTAGCCAAAATCCAGGCTCATTCTGCTTGGGTAAATGATATAGCTTTAACACATGATTCCGAAGGAG TGATATCTTGTTCTTCTGATTCAACGGTGAAACTCTGGAAGCCACATGTCTTGAATGCTTCTTGTTTATCAACAATTGGCGAGCATACCGACTACGTAAAGCGCGTAAGCATTCCCAAATATTCCAAGAGTCCGTTAGTCGCTTCGGGTGGGTTGGATAAAAGGATAATTGTATGGGACTACAACGTAGGTCAAGAAGTTATGCGATTTGAACAGTTACCTGACTGTTCTCTTGTTGTTGGTCCAAGATCTGGTGTTTACTCGCTGGCAGCGAATAACAACATAATTGCTAACGGCGGACTACAAAAAGACATTCAGTTATGGGATTGTGTTTCCAAGAAAAGGATTACAGATTTAGTCGGTCATACTGACAATGTTCGAGATATTCTAATTAGTGATGATGGCAGAACAATTCTCACAGCCTCTTCAGACGCTACAATAAAGCTTTGGTCTCTAAGGGCgcaaaaatgtttattcTCTTTCATAGCTCATTCAGACAGTGTATGGGCATTATATTCTGAGCACCCAGatttaaaagtattttatGCTGGTGATCGCTCAGGCTTGATTACTCGTACTGATATAAGAAACCAGCCTAACAACCAAAGCTGTACTGCAATATGCAAGCAGGATGCTCCTGTCTCTGACATTGTTGCTCGTCAATCTTTCATATGGAGTACTAGTCGTGATGGCTCCATTCTTCGTTGGAAGGATGAGCCCCTCTTTAATCAGGACGTGGGAGCAGCATTATCTAAGCATACCTCATCTCATCTTTCTGTATCATCGGACTGTCCCTCGAGACATTCTTCTGACATACGAAATCATAGCTGTCCAACATTATATCACGACGATGCTGAGGATATATATTATGATTTGCATCATACTGAGAGCTATTCTAACATCAATTTAACCAAAACCCCTGATTATGTTATTCATGGTGGTATTGGTTTGTTAAAATATCGAATGTTGGGTGATCGAAGGCATGTCTTAACTGAAGACGCTGTCGGCAATAAATGTTTGTGGGATATACTTGCTTGTAAGCAAGCCGGGGAATTTGATAAGTCagaagattttgaaaagattgTTCAAAGTTTGGATACTGTTCAAGCAATACCTAGGTGGGCTTCTGTTAATTGCCTTTTGGGGATTCTTGCTGTTACTCTTGATGAAAATCACTACATGGATGCCGAAATTTATGCTGATGAATGTCCTCTTCTGAAGGTTGATTCCCCTTCTGATAAAAGAATAAACTTAGGGGTGtggattttaaaaaatttatttcgtGAATTTATTGATGCCGAGCTTCATCgtgatttaaaatttagACAAAATTTAGATGTTGTAAGGTCTGAAGCTAAGAAGCAGATAGAAGCCCAGAGAGAAGAAGCAAGAAAGGGAAATGTGAATATGCCATCAGCTTTGTCTCCATTGAGGATTCGATCTCGTCCATCACCTTTATCTCTTCCTCCAGAACCTTTACTTTCTCCTACTATAGATTATTCCGCTACCCCATTCCCCCTCGAGCCTCCCCCCGAAAGTCCTGGTCCGTCTCTTCAAATTCCATCAAACAACCCCGTTTACACAAATTTAACAGATACAGATTCTATGATGGGTGCGCCAGATTACTTTTCGATCCCCGCCAGGCAAAATCGTAACAGAAAGCCACATACTGAGGTAGTTGGATCCCCTACTGTTGTGAGAACGAAAGAGATAATTCCCCCCAAAGTAACTCGTGAAGGTTCATTTATGGGCAGACTTAAAAAACTTGGAAGATCAAAGTCATCCAAATCATTACAAACCGATTTTATGAAAGCTTCTGTAGAGAGAGCTGCGTCAAGCCGCGTTTTCAGTACCGGGACTTCGGTAACTTCTCCGCAAGCATTGTCTAAAACTAATAATACTGTTAATAATGCTGCAAATACAGAAAATAACACACTAGCTAAAGATAAGCAACAAACTTCAGAGGCATCATCACCTGGTACCCCGCGAGAGCTGAAAACGACTGGTGAGTTGATTGAAGATCTTCATGAACAATATGTACATTTTAAGGATAAAGACACCGTTCTTAGTTTAATGAAACCACCAAACGATGATACGTTTCCCATGTTAAATCTTTCGAGTCAGATTACTGTTATCATCAGCGAAGAATCTCCTGAAGCCGGTAATTCTCGTGACATATATCGTTCTACTCTTGAGAACATGGCTGACGATATTGACttacttgaaaatattatgcCCTTTTGGCTTGGAAGATTACTGTTATTAAACGAATTTCCTTCTAAAACTGCCCCTACTGTTAATTTTACTCTTCAGCCTTTTCCTGGAAGTGGTTTACCGCTTAttgtaaatgaaaacacTCGTTTAAGTGCTAGTGCTATGCTTCGTGCTCAGAAAATTATGGATTATAGCTATAGCAAGCTTAGCCAACAAAGAAAGGATGTATCATCCCTTCAATTTAGATGCAAAGATGTCGTCGTTACCCCCAAAATGACATTGGCAACTGTTAAGGCTCGAATTTGGCGATCTGGAGACGACGTTGTCTTTCATTATGATGTTGCTCCTAGATCTGTTTCAGAAATTGTTGATAAAACCCAGAGtcttaatatttaa
- the dcc1 gene encoding Ctf18 RFC-like complex subunit Dcc1, producing MEANEERCILLKYPHPSSDISSEYLLLELDDDLLKTLEENPEEEIVFKSDFDKKASVLCTSDKTYAVRQVVQSNSYLLFDELSPTDWVLNDTCYSFLEVERIYGFIFSDDKISYWDEDSVELKPISLTKDQFIRSVPASRNEVDSFLQKNFFMVKNEFLYRLSPSYICSIIDWIFVIAQQLHIDFASFEFKILKKPAMDDEFDWDSVICVLESISSPIKDNVLPKKFNIDLELTTFWYGRFLLEGINSISSDEFIQLWDNRLPYPCKGLPSLNLLKGYYFHDTPNTIQYLSGDQLPREPSRRFQSLFQLKSKWLYEELWSFVKDLALSKSRVEALILKYGRKQTSRDGVYINSRGTW from the exons ATGGAAGCGAATGAAGAAAGAtgcattttattaaaataccCTCATCCAAGCTCTGATATTTCTTCtgaatatttattgttgGAACTAGACGACGATTTATTAAAGACTCTGGAAGAAAATCCTGAAGAAGA GATTGTCTTTAAATCagattttgataaaaaggCTTCAGTACTCTGTACTTCAGATAAAACGTATGCTGTGCGTCAAGTGGTTCAATCAAACTCgtatttgctttttgatGAGCTCAGTCCTACCGACTGGGTATTAAATGACACAtgttattcatttttagaaGTTGAACGGATTTATgggtttattttttcagaCGACAAAATTTCTTATTGGGACGAAGATTCTGTGGAATTG AAGCCCATTTCACTTACAAAAGATCAATTTATACGATCTGTTCCTGCTAGCAGAAATGAAGTCGATTCATTCTTGcagaaaaactttttcatgGTAAAGAATGAATTCTTGTACCGATTATCACCTTCTTACATATGTTCAATTATTGACTGGATATTTGTTATAGCCCAACAGTTACACATAGACTTTGCAAGTTTTGAGTttaagattttaaaaaagccaGCTATGGATGACGAATTTGATTGGGATTCAGTAATTTGTGTTCTTGAAAGTATCTCTTCACCCATTAAGGACAATGTCTTAcctaaaaaattcaatatcGATTTAGAGTTGACGACTTTTTGGTATGGGCGATTTTTGTTAGAAGGCATCAACAGTATAAGCTCCGATGAGTTCATTCAGTTATGGGATAATCGTCTTCCGTATCCTTGTAAAGGACTTCCttctttgaatttattaaag ggttattattttcacGATACCCCAAATACGATTCAGTATTTATCAGGAGATCAGTTACCGAGAGAACCAAGTAGGCGGTTTCAATCTTTGTTTCAACTTAAGTCGAAATGGTTATATGAAGAACTTTGGAGTTTCGTTAAAGATCTTGCCTTGTCGAAATCAAGAGTTGAAGCTCTTATATTGAAATATGGGCGAAAACAAACCAGTAGGGACGGTGTTTACATTAATTCTAGAGGGACATGGTAA
- the gef2 gene encoding RhoGEF Gef2: protein MDVGTMGSRAELLAISIQFGGLWVFRDLLQMNPLFEQDHVFCTFNHPNMGLVLISFAKVDGHILAAYALSKLGPDTFSICYPFSSKLDAFAQTLDLEWQIASMHKEAAACVYEFLCVESVCLHTGENWRESVIEPEYASYIFDTINVFQSSSLTRELYSLGEPNGVREFVVDAIFDIKVDNSWWEDPSNSYWKTVIGSREMFEDSRKKTSSPSPSFASSKDAGTIPAIQKKKSLLIEMMETESTYVERLRHLVNDYALPLRDLAKSSKKLLGLYELNTLFPPCLNKLIQLNSAFLDEFEAIMSDLNFEDIDEKKFEEIDLRLACCFESHFFAFSQHYPRYLEQSNDFGNVLKMASKIPKFVEFHDQVKLNANMNVGLSQLIMEPVQRIPRYSLFLDQIILLTQEGECQHTYVRSVEIIKNIAEMPTVDAEERSRIFAGLQHIIPDLAPNMISNSRNFIDCIDVTREFLKNGQLHLIPYTLILFNDRICLVQRRSKSSIASTILDLRKQNPRNSYSKEKRAQYIGSNMNEAVELTRSMVEENTIFLISKYASSPSFFNEYPILKFRCDFENVRTMDRFYQSFQKALSMNKSQPSCLSFSKLNDFVVFFNNYSRFEYEKESKRSDIVCICTNDANVDKHKFLQDGNIVITFFQQDEDFHLSFDSWLGVSLPTEAVIAKEDLREACLNYLINIKRLLLCPFSNRNFSSLDLYSNLIQHLLSANSSPRKSRLSFGGRPGSPSKISLSLNRFYNQGGLSKSCATLPSQMYNLDHNNISQKSLKFNTHNTSKASAEKTVEHLEAFKGGFKYHTDLKNLLYPLSEKEKIEGDELYDNILKETFNEELLSHYPPNIIYATFQKYLSSFINRKFGVLLSSSFIQQLNTVENLNLSFNSTDAVYHLKKILQDLPESSLKILENIFSIASDLLLRLPLKDQCDFVTKQLAIALAPSMFGSNAVELVYYLAYHSDRIFGTVEELPTPVSPANSNNDKQLDESKFQAIAMKEMPERHPKEILPGQIEREAYEDLRRKYHLTLARLAQMTRLNEDSKKSIPLLYDRFNHDLKLIKQSVQASLIRKQCELDTAKWTLEEYESKLNAKEGCQTNIFI from the exons aTGGACGTCGGCACGATGGGTTCGCGTGCTGAACTGTTAGCAATTAGCATTCAATTTGGAGGTCTATGGGTTTTTAGGGATCTGTTACAAATGAATCCTTTGTTTGAGCAAGATCATGTATTTTGTACCTTCAATCATCCAAATATGGGTTTGGTATTGATTTCATTTGCCAAAGTTGATGGTCATATTTTAGCAGCTTATGCTTTATCGAAATTGGGACCTGACACGTTTTCTATATGTTACCCTTTCTCTTCGAAGTTGGATGCTTTTGCGCAAACTTTGGACCTAGAATGGCAAATTGCTAGTATGCATAAGGAAGCTGCTGCATGCGTATATGAGTTTCTTTGCGTGGAATCTGTATGTTTACATACAGGCGAAAATTGGCGAGAGTCAGTCATTGAACCTGAGTATGCTTCCTATATTTTTGATACAATAAACGTTTTCCAGTCATCTTCTCTCACTCGTGAGCTTTATTCTCTTGGCGAGCCGAATGGTGTACGCGAATTCGTGGTAGATGCTATTTTTGACATAAAGGTTGATAACTCTTGGTGGGAAGACCCTTCTAACTCTTATTGGAAAACCGTTATAGGAAGTAGGGAAATGTTTGAGGATTCACGAAAAAAGACTTCAAGTCCGAGTCCGAGTTTTGCGTCTAGTAAAGATGCCGGAACCATACCtgcaattcaaaaaaaaaagagtttacTCATTGAGATGATGGAAACAGAGAGCACATATGTTGAGAGACTACGCCATTTAGTTAATGATTATGCACTCCCTTTACGGGATTTGGCCAAGTCTTCGAAAAAATTGCTGGGACTTTATGAATTAAACACCCTATTTCCGCCTTGTCTTAACAAATTAATTCAGCTCAATTCTGCTTTTCTTGACGAGTTTGAGGCAATCATGAgtgatttaaattttgaagatatagacgaaaaaaagtttgaagaaattgatcTTCGATTAGCTTGTTGTTTTGAATCTCATTTTTTCGCTTTTTCACAACATTATCCTCGTTACCTTGAGCAAAGTAATGATTTTGGTAATGTTTTAAAGATGGCTTCAAAAATACCcaaatttgttgaattCCATGACCAGGTAAAGCTTAACGCAAACATGAATGTGGGTTTGAGTCAGCTTATTATGGAACCAGTTCAAAGGATTCCACGATATTCACTATTTTTAGATCAGATTATATTATTGACACAAGAAGGAGAATGTCAACATACATACGTGCGCTCAGTTGagattataaaaaatattgcagAAATGCCTACAGTTGATGCCGAAGAACGATCAAGGATTTTTGCTGGCTTACAACATATAATTCCTGACTTAGCACCAAACATGATATCTAACTCTCGAAATTTCATAGATTGTATTGACGTGACTAGGGAGTTTCTAAAAAACGGGCAACTGCATTTAATACCTTATACtctaattttattcaatgATCGAATTTGTCTTGTTCAAAGACGCTCCAAATCAAGTATTGCCTCAACTATATTGGATCTTCGTAAGCAAAATCCTCGCAATTCTTATTCCAAAGAAAAGCGTGCTCAATATATCGGTTCAAATATGAATGAAGCGGTTGAGTTGACAAGAAGTATGGTTGAGGAgaatactatttttttaatttccaaGTATGCATCTTctccttcattttttaatgagtATCCTATTTTGAAGTTTCGTTgcgattttgaaaatgtaaGAACTATGGATAGGTTTTATCagtcttttcaaaaagcacTTTCAATGAACAAAAGCCAGCCTTCCTGCCttagtttttcaaaactcAATGACTTTgtggttttttttaataactaTTCACGATTTGAGTATGAGAAAGAATCAAAACGCTCAGACATAGTATGCATATGCACCAATGATGCCAACGTTGATAAgcataaatttttgcaagACGGTAATATTGtcattactttttttcaacaagacgaagattttcatttaagTTTCGATTCCTGGTTAGGTGTCAGTTTGCCTACTGAAGCTGTTATAGCTAAGGAAGACCTTAGGGAGGCTTGTCTTAATTATCttattaatataaaaaggCTTCTCCTATGCCCTTTTTCAAATAGAAATTTCTCAAGCTTGGATCTATACTCAAACCTTATACAGCATTTGCTTTCTGCTAATTCCAGCCCACGAAAAAGTAGGTTATCATTTGGAGGAAGGCCCGGAAGCCCTTCTAAAATCAGTTTATCATTGAACAGGTTTTATAATCAAGGCGGTTTATCAAAATCTTGTGCTACACTTCCTTCGCAAATGTACAATTTGGAccataataatatttcacAAAAATCATTGAAGTTTAATACTCATAATACTTCGAAGGCTTCTGCTGAGAAAACTGTCGAACATCTTGAAGCTTTCAAAGGCGGATTTAAATATCATACAG atttaaagaatttactATATCCACTGTCTGAAAAGGAGAAGATTGAGGGGGATGAGCTGTACgataatattttgaaggaaacttttaatgaagaattaCTCTCTCATTACCCAccaaatattatttatgcgacctttcaaaaatatttgagcTCCTTTATCAATCGAAAATTTGGagttttgctttcttcttcattcaTACAACAGTTAAATactgttgaaaatttaa ATCTATCTTTCAATTCAACTGATGCAGTTtatcatttgaaaaaaatcttaCAAGACTTACCCGAGAGTAGCCTAAAGATCCTTGAGaacattttttctattgCTTCCGA TTTGCTTTTGAGACTTCCTCTTAAAGATCAATGTGATTTTGTTACGAAACAACTAGCAATTGCCTTGGCTCCTTCCATGTTTGGAAGTAATGCTGTAGAACTTGTTTATTACCTTGCATACCACAGTGATCGCATTTTTGGAACAGTAGAGGAATTGCCGACTCCGGTTTCCCCTGCGAATTCCAATAATGATAAACAGTTAGATGAATCGAAATTCCAAGCAATTGCCATGAAAGAAATGCCGGAAAGACACCCTAAGGAAATTTTACCTGGTCAAATAGAACGAGAGGCATACGAGGATTTACGACGCAAATATCATCTGACTCTTGCAAGGTTGGCTCAAATGACTCGATTAAATGAAGATTCTAAAAAGTCTATCCCTCTGTTGTATGATCGCTTCAACCATGATCTTAAGCTTATAAAGCAATCAGTTCAAGCCAGTTTAATTAGAAAACAATGTGAACTAGATACCGCAAAGTGGACTCTTGAAGAGTATGAATCCAAGCTAAACGCTAAGGAAGGTTGTCAAACCAACATATTTATATAG
- the pre9 gene encoding proteasome core particle subunit alpha 3: MSRSYDSRTTIFSPEGRLYQVEYALEAINHAGVALGIVAKDGIVLAAEKKVTSKLLEQEESAEKLYHIGDNMLCAVAGLTADANILINYARRVGQQYLQTFNEEMPCEQLVRRVCDLKQGYTQYGGLRPFGVSFLYAGWDHIRGYQLFQSNPSGNYGSWQANSIGGNSTSVQSLMRQEYKDDINLDEASAMAVKFLSKTLDSNSLTHEKIEFATITKDTTKNKMVCKIWKSDEINEVLNKYQETQRQS; encoded by the coding sequence ATGTCAAGAAGCTACGATTCTCGCACGACTATTTTTTCACCTGAAGGTCGTTTATACCAGGTTGAATATGCATTGGAAGCGATCAACCATGCTGGCGTTGCTTTAGGGATTGTAGCTAAAGATGGAATTGTTTTAGCTGCTGAAAAGAAGGTTACCAGCAAACTATTAGAACAAGAAGAATCCGCAGAAAAGTTATATCATATAGGAGACAATATGTTATGTGCTGTGGCAGGGCTTACCGCAGATGCAAACATCCTAATTAACTACGCTAGAAGGGTTGGGCAACAATACTTGCAGACTTTTAATGAAGAGATGCCTTGTGAGCAATTAGTTCGTCGCGTTTGTGACCTCAAACAAGGTTATACACAGTATGGTGGGCTACGTCCATTCGGTGTTTCATTCTTATATGCTGGATGGGATCATATTCGTGGATATCAGCTATTCCAATCTAATCCATCTGGAAATTACGGAAGCTGGCAAGCAAATAGTATCGGAGGAAATAGTACTAGTGTTCAAAGCTTAATGCGACAGGAGTATAAGGATGATATAAACTTAGATGAGGCTTCTGCTATGGCCGtgaaatttttgagtaAAACGTTGGACAGTAACTCCCTAActcatgaaaaaattgaatttgcAACAATAACAAAGGATACCacgaaaaacaaaatggtTTGCAAAATATGGAAGTCAGATGAAATAAATGAAGTGCTCAATAAGTACCAAGAGACCCAGCGGCAATCTTAA
- the dre4 gene encoding splicing-associated factor Dre4 yields the protein MSQPLPPGWTEHKAPSGIPYYWNAELKKSTYQRPSFIEKNHSSSVTASQASLAFNTSEKLFVNENAEERKNSRDLRKQLPDRPKFKKRIPNNDSWVVVFTKKNRYFFHNLKSHESYWEPPLEISKDLKILRLPIRKQISKDSSQSQNVDSGKTNHEEIHESRHLQTEIEEPSGLEESSEESVLYSEEFYEKSDEEEDEEKSHSAEELEFGEEDIMYQLQQLDDETVSYDIQEQATNLSTDDARRVFTELLKDKNIGAYQPWELVYPKLLDDDRFYVLDSGERRKEVFEEYCKSVVSTKKITRRKNTLSDFWTLLHSLPSTLLWPQFKRKYRKSSTLQIPGYSERDFEKLFREFQILRKQPMQDKLLNFKKLCKSKTVDPKNPDEFTESILNDTRYAVLTREELDSLACSSN from the exons ATGTCACAGCCTTTGCCTCCTGGATGGACTGAACATAAAG CACCCAGTGGGATTCCTTATTACTGGAATGCcgagttaaaaaaaagcactTACCAGCGCCCAAGTTTCATTGAGAAAAACCATTCATCTTCTGTTACTGCTTCGCAAGCTTCTTTGGCGTTTAACACAAGCGAAAAGCTGTttgttaatgaaaatgCTGAAGAGCGCAAAAATTCTCGAGATTTGAGGAAACAATTACCGGACAGACCAAAATTCAA aaaaagaattccTAATAATGATTCATGGGTGGTTGTTTTTACTAAGAAAAATCGGTATTTCTTTcacaatttaaaaagccATGAATCATATTGGGAACCTCCTTTGGAAATTAGTAAAGACTTGAAGATATTACGTCTTCCGATACGGAAGCAAATCAGTAAAGATTCCTCACAGAGTCAGAACGTTGATAGTGGTAAAACCAACCACGAAGAAATACATGAATCTAGGCATTTACAAACAGAGATTGAAGAGCCCTCTGGTTTAGAAGAATCATCGGAGGAATCCGTTTTATATTCTGAagaattttatgaaaaatctgatgaagaagaggatgagGAAAAATCACACTCCGCTGAAGAGTTGGAGTTTGGTGAGGAAGATATTATGTATCAACTTCAACAATTGGATGATGAAACAGTTTCCTATGATATACAGGAACAAGCTACAAATTTATCTACTGATGATGCTAGAAGAGTATTTACTGAACTTTTGAAGGACAAAAACATCGGGGCATACCAACCGTGGGAACTAGTTTATCCAAAGTTATTAGACGATGATCGTTTTTACGTATTAGATTCGGGAGAGAGACGAAAAGAGGTGTTTGAGGAATATTGCAAGTCGGTGGTTtctaccaaaaaaattacgcGTAGAAAAAATACCTTATCGGATTTTTGGACTTTGCTTCATTCACTTCCATCTACCTTGCTATGGCCTCAATTTAAACGTAAATATAGAAAGTCGTCGACTCTTCAAATTCCAGGATATTCGGAACGTGATTTTGAGAAACTTTTCCGTGAGTTTCAGATTCTACGAAAACAGCCTATGCAGGACAAActgttaaattttaaaaagctatGCAAGTCAAAAACTGTAGATCCTAAAAACCCCGACGAATTCACAGAAAGCATACTTAATGACACACGATATGCCGTACTGACGCGTGAAGAACTGGATTCCTTGGCTTGTTCAAgtaattaa
- the tht1 gene encoding nuclear membrane protein Tht1, giving the protein MKYSNVAFSEGLAGFDSLAHVYQALLKKSTCYQEVAATLISKCSLLNTELTIDNRIHSAIQMTLCDFERSQILAPSECVRGSQSECVSKLESTSTWWLSFTSHFHDVNHLCRLANLEMQKELSIEVNMNVTLVQKQFLEMVILHLRNFESVTDKMNQRIDKFDGKFNSVIENSFKDINFRVNQEIMGLVELQNHQQEGMVQQKEILSTIKQLKSEIFDINSFFANFIEESAGYSNSLIEKLNEKFTSENAIALSAIGKYTSEFSAFMEKRIKNLITTTEDSLQQSVQSNIDFVNSGFQPLYDLTIQLKEELQSLKRLSSEQQNLQHEQILQWKSDFLNVSKDHLKVLQQLRPLIDIVEKFMNVYFKGLSNIISSFAFIGFTLFATLSSLFFKVLKIHRRPIIVFGSLSIIFIHIYCFKITSWVNLYGWITCTIARTLSFIKLNIRTFYLTAFLCALLNFLRYLKYRNSKKDTELSLFLPAPEECNIYHNEHIQVQEDNYLCPIENSLIDLFGSENNKEKLGKQENVRFAFLNSESLEQSPWWD; this is encoded by the exons ATGAAATATTCGAATGTGGCCTTTTCCGAGGGGTTAGCCGGTTTTGATTCTTTAGCTCACGTATATCAAGCACTCTTGAAAAAATCCACTTGCTATCAGGAAGTTGCTGCAACTTTAATTTCCAAATGTAGCTTATTGAATACTGAGTTGACTATCGATAATCGAATTCACTCAGCCATTCAAATGACTCTTTGCGATTTTGAACGGTCTCAAATTTTGGCTCCTTCAGAATGCGTTCGTGGCTCGCAAAGTGAATGTGTATCGAAGTTGGAGTCAACTTCTACCTGGTGGCTTTCATTCACTAGTCACTTTCATGATGTAAATCACTTATGCCGGTTAGCAAATCTGGAAATGCAAAAAG AATTATCAATCGAGGTGAATATGAATGTAACTCTTGTgcaaaagcaatttttggaaatggTAATTTTGCATTTGCGAAACTTTGAGAGCGTGACAGATAAAATGAATCAACGTATTGATAAGTTTGatggaaaatttaattcagTTATCgaaaattctttcaaagatATCAACTTTCGTGTCAACCAAGAAATTATGGGCTTAGTCGAATTGCAAAACCATCAACAGGAAGGAATGGtacaacaaaaagaaatactAAGTACAATCAAACAACTAAAATCGGAAATATTTGATATAAACTCCTTTTTCGctaattttattgaagaaagTGCTGGTTATTCCAATagtttaattgaaaaattgaatgaaaagtttACCTCAGAAAATGCAATTGCTCTTTCCGCTATCGGCAAATATACCAGTGAGTTCTCTGCTTTTATggaaaaaaggataaaaaatttaattactaCAACCGAGGATTCATTACAGCAATCAGTGCAATCCAACATCGATTTTGTTAACTCAGGTTTTCAACCGTTATACGATCTTACAATTCAATTGAAAGAGGAGCTTCAATCATTGAAACGTTTATCCTCTGAGCAACAG AATTTGCAACACGAACAGATACTTCAATGGAAGTCAGACTTCTTAAATGTCAGTAAAGATCACCTTAAGGTACTTCAACAGTTAAGGCCTCTTATTGACATTGTTGAGAAGTTTATGAATGTATATTTTAAAGGATTGTCCAACATTATTAGcagttttgcttttatagGCTTCACGCTGTTCGCTACCTTAAGcagtttatttttcaaagttttaaaaatacatCGCCGACCGATTATTGTATTCGGCTCCTTATCAATAATCTTTATTCATATTTACTGCTTTAAGATTACCTCATGGGTGAATCTTTACGGATGGATCACTTGCACTATTGCGCGAACTCTCtcgtttattaaattaaatatccGTACTTTCTATCTGACAGCATTTTTATGtgctttattaaattttctgcGATATCTAAAATACcgaaattccaaaaaagatACGGAGCTATCTCTTTTCCTTCCAGCACCAGAGGAGTGCAATATATATCATAATGAACATATTCAAGTTCAAGAAGACAATTATCTATGCCCAATAGAAAACTCGTTAATCGACCTCTTTGGCtctgaaaataataaggaAAAACTGGGCAAACAGGAAAATGTTAGGTTTGCTTTCCTGAATAGTGAAAGTTTGGAGCAATCTCCATGGTGGGATTAG